The following are from one region of the Ochotona princeps isolate mOchPri1 chromosome 15, mOchPri1.hap1, whole genome shotgun sequence genome:
- the KRT18 gene encoding keratin, type I cytoskeletal 18, whose product MSFTTHSTTFSTNYRSLGSARSLGSQRVRPVSSAASVYAGAGGSGSRISVSRSTSYRGGWGSGGLAGGVAGGLTAMGGIQSEKETMQDLNDRLASYLDKVRSLETENRRLESKIREHLEKQGPKVRDWGHYFKTIEELRAQIFASSVDNARIVLQIDNARLAADDFRVKYETELAMRQSVESDIHGLRKVIDDTNITRLQLETEIEALKEELLFMKKNHEEEVKGLQAQIASSGLTVEVDAPKSQDLGKIMADIRAQYDELAQKNREELDKYWSQQIEESTTIVTSQSAEVSAAELTLTDLRRTFQSLEIDLESMKNLKASLESNLQDVEARYAMQMEQLNGVLLHLESELAQTRAEGQRQAQEYESLLNIKVKLEAEIATYRRLLEDGEDFSLSDALDSSNSMQTIQKTTTRRIVDGKVVSETNDTKVLRR is encoded by the exons ATGAGCTTCACCACCCACTCCACCACCTTCTCCACCAACTACCGGTCCCTGGGCTCCGCGaggtccctgggcagccagcgCGTCCGGCCGGTCAGCAGCGCGGCCAGCGTCTATGCAGGCGCCGGGGGCTCGGGCTCCAGGATCTCCGTGTCCCGCTCCACCAGCTACCGGGGCGGCTGGGGGTCCGGAGGTCTGGCTGGGGGAGTGGCCGGGGGCCTGACAGCCATGGGGGGCATCCAGAGCGAGAAGGAGACCATGCAAGATCTGAACGACCGCCTGGCCTCCTACCTGGACAAGGTGAGGAGCCTGGAGACAGAGAACCGACGGCTGGAAAGCAAGATCCGGGAACACTTGGAGAAGCAGGGCCCCAAAGTCAGAGACTGGGGACACTACTTCAAGACCATCGAGGAGCTGAGAGCTCAG ATTTTTGCCAGCTCTGTGGACAATGCCCGCATCGTGCTACAGATCGACAATGCCCGCCTTGCTGCCGATGACTTCAGAGTCAA GTATGAGACGGAGCTGGCCATGCGCCAGTCGGTGGAAAGTGACATCCATGGGCTCCGCAAGGTCATCGATGACACCAACATCACAAGGCTGCAGCTGGAGACAGAAATCGAGGCTCTGAAGGAGGAGTTGCTCTTCATGAAGAAGAACCACGAGGAG GAGGTCAAAGGTCTGCAAGCCCAGATTGCCAGTTCTGGGCTGACGGTGGAAGTTGACGCCCCCAAATCCCAGGACCTTGGCAAGATCATGGCTGACATCCGGGCCCAGTACGACGAGCTGGCTCAGAAGAACCGCGAGGAGCTGGACAAGTACTGGTCCCAGCAG ATTGAGGAGAGCACCACCATCGTCACCTCGCAGTCGGCTGAAGTCAGTGCAGCTGAGCTGACACTCACAGACCTGCGACGCACCTTCCAGTCCTTGGAGATTGACTTGGAGTCCATGAAGAACCTG AAGGCCAGCTTAGAGAGCAACCTGCAGGATGTGGAGGCCCGCTACGCCATGCAGATGGAGCAGCTCAATGGGGTCTTGCTACACCTGGAGTCAGAGCTGGCACAGACCCGGGCAGAGGGGCAGCGCCAGGCCCAGGAGTACGAGTCTCTGCTGAACATCAAGGTCAAACTGGAGGCTGAAATCGCCACCTACCGCCGCCTGCTGGAGGACGGGGAGGACTTCAG CCTCAGCGATGCCCTGGACAGCAGTAACTCCATGCAAACCATCCAGAAGACAACCACCCGCAGGATTGTGGACGGCAAGGTGGTGTCTGAGACCAACGACACCAAAGTGCTGAGGCGCTGA
- the KRT8 gene encoding keratin, type II cytoskeletal 8 has product MSIRVTQKSYKVSSSGPRAFSSRSYTSAPGARISSSSFSRVGSSIRGASMGLGAGVGGAGGITAVTVNQSLLSPLKLEVDPNIQAVRTQEKEQIKSLNNKFASFIDKVRFLEQQNKMLETKWSLLQQQKTARSNMDGMFESYINNLRRQLDTLGQEKLKLEAELGNMQGLVEDFKNKYEDEINKRTEMENEFVLIKKDVDEAYMNKVELESRLEGLTDEINFLRQLYEEEIRELQSQISDTSVVLSMDNSRSLDMDSIINEVRAQYEEIANRSRAEAESMYQVKYEELQMQAGKHGDDLRRTKTEISEMNRNISRIQAEIEALKGQRASLEAAIADAEQRGELALKDAQAKLAELEAALQRAKQDMARQLREYQELMNVKLALDIEIATYRKLLEGEESRLESGMQNMSIHTKTTTGYAGGLSSAYGSLASPGLNYGLSFQSGFGPGGSSSSITRKAVVVKKIETRDGKLVSESSDVLPK; this is encoded by the exons ATGTCCATCAGGGTGACCCAGAAATCCTACAAGGTGTCCAGCTCCGGCCCCCGGGCCTTCAGCAGCCGCTCATACACGAGCGCGCCCGGTGCTCGCATCAGCTCCTCCAGCTTCTCCCGAGTGGGCAGCAGCATCCGGGGTGCCAGTATGGGTCTAGGTGCTGgagtgggtggggcagggggcaTCACGGCCGTCACCGTGAACCAGAGCCTGCTAAGCCCCCTGAAGCTGGAGGTGGACCCCAACATCCAGGCCGTGCGCACCCAGGAGAAGGAGCAGATCAAGAGCCTCAACAACAAGTTCGCCTCCTTCATCGACAAG GTGCGCTTCCTGGAGCAGCAGAATAAGATGCTGGAGACCAAGTGGAGCCTCctgcagcagcagaagacggctcgcAGCAACATGGATGGCATGTTTGAGAGTTATATCAACAACCTGCGGCGGCAGCTGGACACGCTGGGTCAGGAGAAGCTGAAGCTGGAGGCAGAGTTGGGCAACATGCAGGGGCTGGTAGAAGACTTCAAGAATAA GTATGAGGATGAGATTAACAAGCGCACAGAGATGGAGAATGAGTTTGTCCTCATCAAGAAG gatgtggatgaagcttacaTGAACAAGGTTGAGCTGGAGTCTCGTCTGGAGGGACTGACCGACGAGATCAACTTCCTCAGGCAGCTGTATGAAGAG GAGATCCGCGAGCTGCAGTCCCAGATCTCCGACACGTCCGTGGTCCTTTCCATGGACAACAGCCGTAGCCTGGACATGGACAGCATCATCAACGAGGTCCGCGCCCAGTACGAGGAGATCGCCAACCGCAGCCGTGCCGAGGCCGAGAGCATGTACCAGGTCAAG TATGAAGAGCTGCAGATGCAGGCTGGCAAGCACGGGGACGACTTGCGTCGTACGAAGACGGAGATCTCTGAGATGAACCGCAACATCAGCCGCATCCAAGCTGAGATTGAGGCTCTCAAAGGCCAG AGGGCGAGCCTGGAGGCCGCCATTGCTGACGCGGAGCAGCGCGGGGAGCTGGCCCTCAAGGATGCCCAGGCCAAGCTGGCTGAACTGGAGGCCGCCCTGCAGCGGGCCAAGCAGGACATGGCACGGCAGCTGCGCGAGTACCAGGAGCTCATGAATGTGAAGCTGGCCCTGGACATTGAGATCGCCACCTACAGGAAGCTGCTGGAGGGCGAGGAGAGCAG GCTGGAGTCTGGGATGCAGAACATGAGTATCCACACCAAGACCACCACTGGCTATGCAG GTGGACTGAGCTCTGCCTATGGAAGCCTTGCAAGTCCTGGCCTCAATTATGGCCTGAGCTTCCAGTCTGGCTTCGGCCCCGGCGGGAGCTCCAGCTCCATTACCCGCAAGGCCGTGGTGGTGAAGAAGATCGAGACCCGTGACGGGAAGCTGGTGTCTGAATCCTCCGACGTGCTGCCCAAGTGA